A genomic stretch from Methanomassiliicoccales archaeon includes:
- a CDS encoding NAD-dependent epimerase/dehydratase family protein, protein AVVFRLANIIGKRSNHGVIYDFINKLKKNPNRLEILGDGTQRKSYLHVSDTVAAMLYLFKEFLKEEKIYDAYNIGSEDWITVTEIAEIVSREMGLNPEFYFTGGVNGGRGWKGDVKIMLLSIEKAKAKGWKPKMNSYQAVEKTVRELLGKE, encoded by the coding sequence GCCGTGGTCTTCAGGCTGGCAAATATAATAGGGAAGAGGTCAAACCATGGAGTTATCTATGATTTCATAAACAAACTCAAGAAGAATCCAAACAGATTGGAGATTTTAGGCGATGGAACACAGAGAAAGAGCTACCTCCACGTTAGCGATACCGTTGCGGCCATGCTTTATTTATTTAAAGAGTTTTTAAAGGAGGAAAAGATCTACGATGCTTATAATATCGGCAGTGAAGATTGGATCACGGTTACAGAGATAGCGGAGATAGTGAGCAGGGAAATGGGCCTAAATCCAGAATTCTACTTTACCGGCGGTGTGAATGGAGGACGAGGATGGAAGGGAGATGTTAAGATTATGCTCCTAAGCATAGAGAAGGCCAAAGCAAAGGGCTGGAAGCCAAAGATGAACAGCTACCAAGCGGTGGAAAAAACGGTTAGGGAGTTATTGGGTAAAGAATAA